The following coding sequences lie in one Montipora foliosa isolate CH-2021 chromosome 11, ASM3666993v2, whole genome shotgun sequence genomic window:
- the LOC137976108 gene encoding sister chromatid cohesion protein DCC1-like, whose protein sequence is MELASYSSIWKKPGKNMADHTRTLEDVNKLADAAGLVNRKGLVQVLQFSHNPNNDDYKLLELPSCILDTLNVGNSVTIRGDHQDEAVLCTDNATYDLKMADTSNSLLLVPNCVLPKDEAFKSEDSPLVLREVSSCHTTYFEVKQRRPRLEKLKYMLAEELYKGPENEQNDLQDDPVKRRSVYTLYDLLSKVQASEAELLEALKKIEALEIDGHWRLLDADYKDRVVTGILTLLEEKDWSYEAVPVKECCDILEELEPRNILEHCLNCYGEITSMDTDSGDNIVHYSLSEDKLCRFYAEYLLRQAGRFNYHEFMDSWQQSVPEGMTTKPEHLAGIALTDMKSLPPVIWHFPASDLPDDPVLRFMKLFKVQPKWTFDEIQPYIQDLAAPGQSLNALLMKHARSSTDVTGVKVYNSKKLL, encoded by the exons ATGGAACTAGCCTCGTATTCGAGCATTTGGAAAAAGCCCGGGAAGAATATGGCGGATCATACCAG AACACTGGAAGACGTGAATAAACTTGCTGATGCTGCTGGCTTGGTCAACAGAAAAGGCTTGGTGCAAGTACTACAGTTTTCACACAATCCCAACAATGATGATTATAAACTCTTAGAATTACCATCTTGCATACTGGACACTCTTAACGTTGGTAATAG TGTAACTATAAGAGGTGATCATCAAGATGAAGCAGTGTTATGCACAGACAATGCAACGTATGACTTGAAGATGGCCGATACTTCAAACTCTCTACTTCTGGTGCCAAATTGTGTTTTACCCAAGGATGAAG CATTCAAATCAGAGGATTCTCCTTTGGTGTTAAGAGAG GTTTCCAGTTGTCATACAACATACTTTGAGGTGAAGCAGAGGAGGCCCAGACTGGAGAAACTCAAGTATATGTTAGCTGAAGAATTGTACAAGGGAcctgaaaatgaacaaaatgatttACAAGATGATCCTGTGAAAAGGAGGAGTGTG tACACTCTTTATGATTTGCTCTCGAAAGTGCAAGCCAGTGAGGCAGAGCTACTTGAAGCTTTAAAGAAAATAGAAGCACTGGAGATTGACG GACACTGGCGACTACTTGATGCTGACTACAAAGATAGAGTAGTGACAGGGATTCTGACTTTGTTAGAAGAGAAGGATTGGAGCTATGAAGCTGTTCCAGTGAAAGAATGCTGTGATATTCTGGAAGAGCTTGAACCAAG AAATATTCTTGAGCACTGTCTAAACTGCTATGGAGAAATAACAAGTATGGATACAGATTCAG GTGATAACATTGTCCATTACAGCCTCTCAGAAGATAAATTATGTAGATTTTATGCTGAATATCTTCTGAGACAAGCAGGAAGG TTCAATTATCATGAGTTTATGGATTCATGGCAACAAAGTGTCCCAGAGGGAATGACCACAAAACCTGAACACTTAGCT GGTATAGCTCTGACAGACATGAAAAGTCTTCCACCAGTTATTTGGCATTTCCCTGCTTCGGATCTTCCTGATGATCCTGTGctgag ATTCATGAAATTGTTTAAAGTGCAACCCAAGTGGACATTTGACGAGATACAGCCATACATAC
- the LOC137976109 gene encoding uridylate-specific endoribonuclease B-like has product MASKGFNPDPELSALCNRMWEADENRLTPGLHYKIDPQGKTRYHSTEDHAKDPLFSYVDPNVFKRETFRRFIALLDNYESEGGQKEVVTQEEVRENQCFIDAIYETEPMKIAHKYLAEKKLMPSDRAQFKWALYNLWFKMYQRTKGVRQLDSSAFEHVFVGETRNKTDVIGFHNWIQFYLQEKRGLVDYRGFFPSRRKRHTSSEEESFNQLITIQFTWKGDTKPIGSSFIGTSPEFEMALYTVCFLAGNKTDVHVEIDDYDVIVKAHRMGPCLGSCYPITS; this is encoded by the exons ATGGCTAGCAAGGG ATTTAACCCCGATCCAGAGTTGTCTGCTCTATGTAATCGCATGTGGGAAGCTGATGAGAATCGCCTCACCCCTGGACTTCACTACAAAATAGACCCTCAAGGGAAAACCCGCTACCACTCAACTGAAGATCATGCAAAGGATCCCCTTTTTTCTTATGTAGATCCAAACGTTTTTAAAAGAGAGACATTTAGAA gATTTATTGCTTTATTGGACAACTATGAAAGTGAAGGGGGTCAGAAAGAGGTAGTTACACAAGAGGAGGTTCGTGAGAATCAGTGTTTTATCGATGCTATTTATGAAACAGAACCAATGAAAATAGCACACAAGTACCTGGCTGAGAAGAAACTTATGCCCAGTGATCGTGCTCAGTTCAAGTGGGCCCTATACAATTTATGGTTTAAAATGTATCAGAGAACCAAAGGAGTGAG GCAGTTAGATTCATCAGCGTTTGAGCATGTTTTTGTTGGTGAGACAAGGAACAAAACAGATGTGATTGGCTTCCATAACTGGATTCAGTTCTACCTGCAAGAAAAAAGGGGTCTAGTTGACTACAGGGGCTTCTTTCCAAGCCGAAGG AAGAGGCACACAAGCAGCGAAGAAGAAAGTTTCAACCAACTTATCACAATCCAGTTTACTTGGAAAGGTGACACGAAGCCAATTGGTAGCTCATTTATTGGCACCAGTCCCGAGTTCGAGATGGCTCTTTACACGGTATGTTTCCTGGCTGGTAATAAGACAGATGTCCATGTGGAGATTGATGACTACGATGTCATTGTTAAGGCCCACCGCATGGGGCCTTGTCTAGGAAGCTGTTATCCGATAACCTCATGA